One part of the Candida albicans SC5314 chromosome R, complete sequence genome encodes these proteins:
- the PCK1 gene encoding phosphoenolpyruvate carboxykinase (Phosphoenolpyruvate carboxykinase; glucose, C-source, yeast-hypha, Hap43 regulated; fluconazole, phagocytosis, H2O2, oral candidasis, Spider/rat catheter/flow model biofilm induced; repressed in biofilm by Bcr1, Tec1, Ndt80, Rob1, Brg1), producing the protein MAPPTAVESSINFGGHPTIKSTQDPLVQKLSLNTDTVIRHNAPPPTLYEDGLLEKGTTISSTGALMAYSGNKTGRSPKDKRIVDESTSSHNIWWGPVNKQVDELTWKISRSRALDYLRTREKLFVVDAYAGWDPRYRIKVRIICARAYHALFMTNMLIRPTEEELKNFGEPDFTIYNAGQFPANIHTKGMTSATSVEINFKDMEMVILGTEYAGEMKKGIFTVMFYLMPIKHKVLTLHSSCNQGVEKGDVTLFFGLSGTGKTTLSADPQRKLIGDDEHCWSDNGVFNIEGGCYAKCLDLSAEKEPEIFNSIKFGAILENVVYDPITKVVDYEDSSITENTRCAYPIDFIPSAKIPCLADTHPTNIILLTCDASGVLPPVSKLTNAQVMYHFISGYTSKMAGTEEGVTEPQATFSACFGQPFLVLHPMKYAQQLSDKISEHNANAWLLNTGWVGSSVAQGGKRCPLKYTRAILDAIHSGELSKVEYEKVPVFNLNVPTSCPGVPSEILNPTKAWTQGTDSFNKEIKSLATKFAENFKTYADQATAEVKAAGPEA; encoded by the coding sequence aTGGCTCCTCCTACTGCTGTTGAatcttcaatcaatttcGGAGGTCACCCAACTATCAAATCCACTCAAGACCCATTGGTCCAAAAGTTGTCTCTTAATACCGACACTGTGATCAGACACAATGCTCCACCTCCAACCTTATACGAAGATGGTTTATTAGAAAAAGGTACTACTATCTCATCTACTGGTGCTTTAATGGCTTACTCTGGTAACAAAACCGGTAGATCTCCTAAAGACAAGAGAATTGTCGACGAATCCACCTCATCCCATAACATTTGGTGGGGTCCAGTGAATAAACAAGTTGACGAATTAACTTGGAAGATTTCTAGATCAAGAGCTTTGGATTACTTGAGAACTAGAGAAaagttgtttgttgttgacgCTTATGCTGGTTGGGATCCAAGATACAGAATCAAGGTCAGAATTATCTGTGCTAGAGCTTACCATGCTTTGTTCATGACCAATATGTTGATCAGACcaactgaagaagaattaaaaaactTTGGTGAACCAGATTTCACCATCTACAATGCTGGTCAATTCCCAGCCAACATCCACACTAAAGGTATGACTTCTGCCACTTCTGTTGAAATCAACTTTAAAGATATGGAAATGGTTATCTTGGGTACTGAATATGCTGGTGAAATGAAGAAAGGTATCTTTACTGTTATGTTCTACTTGATGCCAATCAAACACAAGGTTTTGACTTTGCACTCCTCATGTAACCAAGGGGTTGAAAAAGGTGATGTCACTTTGTTCTTTGGTCTTTCTGGTACTGGTAAGACCACTTTGTCTGCTGATCCACAAAGAAAGTTGATTGGTGATGACGAACATTGTTGGTCCGACAATGGTGTGTTCAACATTGAAGGTGGTTGTTACGCCAAATGTTTGGACTTGTCTGCTGAAAAAGAACCAGAAATTTTCAACTCCATCAAGTTTGGTGCTATTTTGGAAAATGTTGTCTACGACCCAATCACCAAGGTTGTTGACTACGAAGATTCATCAATCACTGAAAACACTAGATGTGCATAcccaattgatttcattcCATCTGCCAAGATTCCATGTTTGGCCGACACCCATCCAACCAATATTATCTTGTTAACATGTGATGCTTCCGGTGTGTTGCCACCAGTCTCCAAATTGACTAATGCTCAAGTTATGTATCATTTCATTTCTGGTTACACCTCCAAGATGGCAGGTACTGAAGAAGGTGTTACTGAACCACAAGCTACATTCTCCGCATGTTTCGGTCAACCATTCTTGGTGTTGCACCCAATGAAATATGCTCAACAATTGTCTGACAAGATTTCCGAACACAATGCCAACGCTTGGTTGTTGAACACTGGTTGGGTTGGTTCTTCTGTTGCTCAAGGTGGTAAGAGATGTCCATTGAAATACACCAGAGCTATCTTGGATGCTATCCACTCTGGTGAATTGTCTAAAGTCGAATACGAAAAAGTTCCAGTTTTCAACCTTAATGTTCCAACTTCTTGTCCTGGTGTTCCAAGTGAAATTTTGAACCCAACTAAAGCTTGGACCCAAGGTACTGATTCATTCAACAAGGAAATCAAATCTCTTGCTACCAAGTTTGCTGAAAACTTCAAGACATACGCTGATCAAGCTACTGCTGAAGTTAAAGCTGCTGGTCCAGAAGcataa
- the CHT1 gene encoding Cht1p (Chitinase; putative N-terminal catalytic domain; has secretory signal sequence; lacks S/T region and N-glycosylation motifs of Chs2p and Chs3p; alkaline downregulated; expression not detected in yeast-form or hyphal cells) has protein sequence MILNLIILLAISIVASASNIAAYWGQNAGGDQQTLGDYCSSSPASIIILSFLDGFPNLSLNFANQCSGTFSSGLAHCSQIGSDIKSCQQQGKTILLSLGGATGNYGFSSDSEAVQFAGTLWNKFGGGKDSERPFDDAIVDGFDFDIENKDQTGYAALATQLRKYFSTGTKSYYLSAAPQCPYPDESVGDLMSQVDLDFAFIQFYNNYCSLNQQFNWNSWSNYARGKSIKLYLGLPGSSSSAGSGFVGLSTVQRVVASIKGDSSFGGISIWDISSAENGGYLNQLHQALSGSGSPAAPSNSYQPNTPLTRTYGGSTATASAYISVGFTAGATHGSTTTNDLLAWIDSLFGSSQSSVQQYATPVQSVTATPQPVAATTTSAPKPTASAFNWFGWFDGTTTSTTLQTVYSTVPADQTVYVTLTTTVGSQMLQSLFDKRDVIAEAKSTNLQICWLLFIPLLALICS, from the coding sequence atGATTCTCAATCTTATAATCCTACTTGCCATATCTATTGTGGCATCTGCGTCAAATATTGCAGCATACTGGGGACAAAATGCTGGAGGAGATCAACAAACTTTGGGAGATTACTGTTCTTCTAGTCCTGCAAGCATTATAATACTTTCGTTTCTTGATGGGTTCCCCAATCTTCTGTTGAACTTTGCTAATCAATGTTCTGGGACATTCAGCAGCGGTCTTGCCCACTGCTCTCAAATAGGATCAGATATCAAATCGTGTCAACAACAAGGCAAGACAATTTTACTTTCACTTGGAGGAGCCACGGGCAATTACGGGTTTTCTTCCGACTCAGAAGCAGTTCAATTTGCAGGAACATTATGGAATAAATTTGGAGGTGGGAAAGACTCAGAAAGACCTTTTGACGATGCAATTGTTGATgggtttgattttgatattgaaaataaagacCAGACAGGTTATGCTGCTTTAGCGACTCAAttaagaaaatattttagCACTGGAACTAAATCTTATTACTTGTCAGCTGCTCCACAATGCCCATACCCTGATGAGTCGGTAGGTGACTTAATGTCCCAAGTTGATTTAGATTTTGCATTTATACAATTTTATAACAACTACTGTTCGCTCAATCAGCAATTCAACTGGAACTCATGGAGCAACTATGCCAGAGGTAAAAGTATTAAACTTTATTTGGGCCTTCCTGGCTCATCATCGTCTGCTGGCTCCGGATTTGTTGGTTTGTCGACTGTTCAAAGAGTCGTGGCTAGTATCAAGGGGGATCTGAGTTTTGGCGGTATATCTATTTGGGATATTTCCTCAGCAGAAAATGGTGGATACCTCAACCAATTACATCAAGCTTTGAGTGGATCAGGAAGTCCAGCAGCTCCTTCAAACTCGTACCAACCAAACACACCACTCACAAGAACTTATGGTGGAAGCACTGCTACTGCATCAGCTTATATTTCAGTTGGATTTACAGCAGGAGCCACACACGGATCTACAACCACCAATGACCTTCTCGCCTGGATAGATAGTTTATTTGGTTCATCTCAATCCTCTGTACAACAATACGCCACACCAGTCCAGTCTGTCACAGCAACGCCACAACCTGTTgctgctactactacatCTGCTCCAAAACCCACGGCGTCAGCGTTCAATTGGTTTGGTTGGTTTGATGGAACAACCACCTCCACGACGCTACAAACTGTGTACTCAACTGTCCCAGCAGATCAAACAGTATATGTGACATTAACTACCACAGTGGGCAGCCAAATGCTACAATCCTTATTCGACAAAAGAGATGTTATCGCTGAAGCAAAATCTACAAACTTGCAAATATGCTGGTTGTTATTTATTCCACTACTTGCTCTTATATGTTCATAG
- the NGS1 gene encoding Ngs1p (Putative glycoside hydrolase; Hap43-induced gene) encodes MSTFYAGQLLCGGFQGTTVTPQAYHLIVEHHVSAMILSRKNAFNVEQMTKLIKDLQYIAMTEGRYKYPIMFAIDEEGGMMNSLFDPDFLTQYPGAMALAATGDPQLVYEISRAIAIEIKKIGFSIILGPVLDVVTKLSHQLVGVRSFGTTIEDVVKYGRMCAQGLQDGGLFTVGKHFPGIGNATVDSLLELPMMGDSLEQLRHFNVVPFEMLINEGLLDGISAAGCGVPNISPDETHACLSPVVINQLLRQELNFDGFVISECLEMEALYHSVGLGQGVILAINAGCDLVMVCHDMELQNEAIDSIKTAVVNGNLDEETVLKSLKRINKLQTRLPSWTQLFPEGEVSAKLPPTLFRNECPVVWEQHQKLSSLAYKKSITLIRDFDGTLPIPKHLSARGSDQIDSILLLTPLLNPIYPCKQTGSSQRLFTGEEVFQKFGDFLSNHPINKTKSYNVLHTTYTANGLTPLHESLIEQSKIVIFLTSEAGRNMYQIGIVKYVSILCGVNPLTLTKGLGPVQPRKPLIIVATSSPYDFFYNKSIGSAYLCCYDYTNNALENLASLLMGDFEAQGCVPGEKKFSTKHKKSAVEGRNENNHLSAKSVHKPKRRWLVDEFSMERDWQGLTKLLKTNSDQLTNDGFYKRLEGLLSSTAKHQKHFVVRNSSLNILYGIVLTWVNESNCGHLVYILVEKSKRLQSIGKNLHLRAIRYLIKERKCNEIVLGSSFPLISLGGNNNKPFFKGVGWNTQVSTEKSVMLLQNLDSWSVPQNILQEIMIVGVRFDICSDTSKLMKMMERCLSSEAYDAREYKNVKSLYSEAQKYLKINSPYEVKIILALEPTTQNVIGSIVIFTSNSQLSKFYPFIDVFGEENDSPGNRSIIGAIAGPVIDPSYSNLTEIFKYGLICSAITFLKTSLSEDNIKSCIMTDMGTEDKAMRGVKEIGFNVWKPYHDNYGYNSVNSNVESKFGL; translated from the coding sequence atgtcCACATTTTATGCTGGACAATTATTATGTGGAGGATTTCAAGGTACCACCGTTACCCCTCAAGCGtatcatttaattgttgaacACCATGTATCGGCCATGATATTATCGCGGAAAAATGCCTTTAATGTGGAGCAGATGACGAAATTGATCAAAGACCTTCAGTATATTGCCATGACAGAGGGCAGGTACAAGTATCCAATCATGTTTGCCATAGATGAGGAAGGTGGGATGATGAACTCGTTGTTTGACCCCGACTTCTTAACTCAGTACCCTGGGGCGATGGCGCTAGCAGCGACAGGTGATCCTCAATTGGTGTATGAGATTCTGAGAGCTATAGCTATtgaaataaagaaaataggGTTTTCTATAATTTTAGGTCCCGTGTTAGATGTTGTGACAAAACTATCACATCAGTTGGTGGGAGTTAGGAGTTTTGGAACCACCATTGAAGATGTGGTTAAATATGGACGTATGTGTGCCCAAGGGTTACAGGATGGAGGGTTGTTTACCGTGGGGAAACATTTCCCAGGTATTGGAAACGCTACTGTTGACTCATTACTAGAACTACCCATGATGGGTGACTCGTTAGAACAATTGAGGCATTTTAATGTTGTGCCATTTGAAATGTTGATCAATGAAGGGTTGTTAGATGGAATAAGTGCTGCTGGGTGTGGTGTGCCCAATATTAGCCCCGACGAAACGCATGCATGTCTCTCCCCAGTTGTGATTAACCAGTTGCTACGACAAGAATTGAACTTTGATGGGTTTGTTATTAGTGAGTGTTTAGAGATGGAAGCTCTTTACCATTCTGTGGGGTTAGGCCAAGGGGTGATTTTGGCAATCAATGCCGGCTGCGATTTGGTGATGGTGTGTCATGACATGGAATTGCAAAACGAAGCTATTGACTCAATTAAAACGGCCGTGGTAAACGGGAATTTGGACGAAGAAACAGTACTAAAAAGTTTGAAGcgaataaataaattgcAGACAAGATTGCCGAGCTGGACACAACTTTTCCCTGAAGGTGAAGTATCAGCCAAGTTACCACCAACTTTGTTTAGAAACGAATGTCCCGTGGTGTGGGAGCAGCATCAGAAACTTTCGTCATTGGCTTATAAGAAATCAATCACATTGATACGTGATTTTGATGGAACTTTACCTATCCCAAAGCATTTAAGTGCTAGAGGTAGCGACCAAATTGACTCTATTTTGTTGCTAACGCCATTACTAAACCCGATATACCCGTGTAAACAAACAGGGTCAAGTCAACGGTTGTTTACTGGAGAGGAGGTGTTTCAGAAATTCGGCGACTTTTTATCTAACCATCcaatcaacaaaacaaaatcataCAATGTCCTTCACACAACATACACTGCTAACGGATTGACACCGCTACATGAATCGTTAATTGAACAATCTAAAATAGTTATTTTTCTCACTAGTGAAGCGGGAAGAAACATGTACCAAATTGGTATTGTAAAGTATGTTTCCATATTGTGCGGAGTCAACCCGTTGACTTTGACTAAAGGGTTGGGTCCAGTTCAGCCAAGAAAGCCATTAATTATAGTTGCCACGCTGTCGCCATACGATTTCTTTTACAACAAGAGTATTGGAAGCGCATATTTGTGTTGCTACGACTACACAAATAATGCTTTAGAAAACTTGGCATCTTTGTTGATGGGGGATTTTGAAGCCCAAGGATGTGTTCCTGGAGAAAAGAAGTTTTCGACAAAGCACAAGAAACTGGCGGTGGAAGgtagaaatgaaaataacCACTTGAGTGCAAAATCAGTGCATAAACCTAAAAGGAGATGGTTGGTTGACGAGTTTCTGATGGAAAGAGACTGGCAAGGTTTAACCAagttattgaaaacaaacaGTGATCAACTTACAAACGATGGGTTTTATAAAAGGCTCGAAGGGTTGTTGAGCTCCACAGCGAAACATCAAAAGCATTTTGTTGTTCGTAACTCGTCTTTGAATATCTTGTATGGGATTGTTTTGACATGGGtcaatgaatcaaattgcGGACATCTTGTGTACATATtggttgaaaaatcaaaacgTTTGCAGAGTATTGGGAAAAACTTACACCTCAGAGCAATACGATATTTGATAAAGGAGAGGAAATGTAATGAAATTGTATTAGGTAGCTCGTTCCCGTTGATTTCACTTGGTggtaacaacaataaaccATTTTTTAAAGGTGTGGGCTGGAACACACAAGTTTCTACGGAGAAGAGTGTCATGCTTTTGCAAAATTTGGATAGCTGGCTGGTGCCACAGAATATTTTGCAAGAAATCATGATTGTTGGTGTAAGGTTTGATATCTGTTCTGATACAAgtaaattaatgaaaatgatggaAAGATGTTTGCTGTCAGAAGCATACGATGCAAGAGAGTATAAAAATGTCAAGAGTCTATACAGTGAGGCACAAAAATACCTCAAGATCAATTCTCCTTACGAAGTAAAGATTATTCTTGCCCTTGAACCAACCACACAAAATGTCATTGGAAGTATTGTGATATTTACTAGCAATTCCCAATTGTCAAAGTTTTATCCGTTTATTGATGTGTTTGGAGAAGAAAATGACAGCCCTGGAAACAGATCGATAATTGGTGCGATTGCTGGTCCTGTTATTGATCCACTGTATTCCAATTTAACAGAGATTTTTAAGTATGGGTTAATTTGCAGTGCAATTAcgtttttgaaaacatcTTTGAGTGAGGATAATATAAAGAGTTGTATAATGACCGATATGGGTACTGAAGATAAGGCTATGCGTGGAGTTAAAGAGATAGGATTTAATGTTTGGAAGCCTTATCACGATAATTACGGATATAATAGTGTAAATAGTAATGTAGAGAGTAAGTTTGGATTGTGA
- the ZCF38 gene encoding Zcf38p (Putative Zn(II)2Cys6 transcription factor): MSNSTTTPRASVACNLCRSSKIKCINNSDSTRCHRCASLDLECTYTLKTSQLKKRKLTKEFASKSPPKSTVFLPDKKLIIETAEIFFENQYKGIFPLFHKPSFFQFLRSKEFDPSTYIQDYRPKRNVPDPVVLLAILALCARLHPEMPKIFGEFDESEAESFFPSFNSVAAPGFASNASKYFGWHARKLLRFDEPSIERVQALCILSSHEWGEGNASRSYMYVGIAARMALILGLDDEPKPEAGLSDTENFIRMEMKRRAMWSVYMMDRCNSSGRSSHTCISLDEIKVRLPCNEKEFIFGVGKEQPLRSGELVDLSLCGYQIVLFETWREISRWVGITGAKLEKIPPWESTAPYYTLSKKLDDFEEKLPAELKYNEFNLQAHIAGGSASDFAYFSGLLLLCRVFLNREYFYASPEASPPGWWKEQATILFDSLDKLDQIPKLLKPLNLMVIAPFTGFHVFSTAATCLYIAAYPKKVMKTHFNGDVIKKYQKMAHDNLETLFSWSDSWGLGKSWINTLKEMKEVFARSTDYDQLRFKMRDYGNIEKKPDISNLLVLDEAPILDFMNNLDLPNIFPDWNDAMNI, translated from the coding sequence ATgtcaaattcaacaactaCACCTCGAGCCAGTGTTGCTTGTAATCTATGTCGTTCAAGCAAAATTAAATGTATCAACAACTCAGACTCAACACGGTGTCATCGGTGTGCATCGTTGGACTTGGAGTGTACCTACACTTTAAAGACATCCCAGTTGAAGAAACGAAAGTTGACCAAAGAGTTTGCATCAAAGTCGCCTCCAAAATCAACTGTGTTCCTACCAGATAAGAAACTAATAATTGAAACAGCAGAAATATTTTTCGAGAACCAATACAAGGGAATTTTTCCGTTGTTTCACAAACCCtcttttttccaattcctAAGGTCAAAAGAGTTCGACCCACTGACATACATACAAGATTATCGTCCAAAACGAAACGTTCCGGACCCAGTAGTACTATTAGCGATCCTTGCGTTGTGTGCCCGGTTGCATCCAGAAATGCCCAAAATTTTTGGTGAATTCGATGAATCAGAAGCAGAATCGTTTTTCCCCTCTTTCAATAGTGTGGCAGCACCTGGGTTTGCATCAAATGCTTCTAAATATTTTGGATGGCATGCTCGGAAACTACTACGGTTCGATGAACCTTCCATTGAGCGTGTTCAGGCATTGTGCATTTTGAGTAGCCACGAGTGGGGTGAAGGCAATGCGTCTAGGAGTTATATGTATGTTGGGATTGCCGCCAGAATGGCTTTGATACTAGGTTTGGACGACGAACCAAAACCAGAAGCTGGTCTTTCAGATACAGAAAATTTTATCCGCATGGAAATGAAACGACGTGCAATGTGGTCAGTGTATATGATGGACCGTTGCAATTCTAGTGGACGCAGCAGTCACACGTGCATTTCATTAGACGAAATCAAAGTAAGGCTACCTTGTAACGAGAAGGAATTCATATTTGGAGTCGGTAAAGAACAGCCATTGAGAAGTGGCGAGTTGGTCGACTTGTCATTGTGTGGATATCAAATTGTGTTGTTCGAGACATGGAGAGAAATATCTCGGTGGGTGGGCATCACCGGTGCCAAACTAGAAAAAATACCGCCATGGGAATCTACTGCTCCATACTATACGCTTTCCAAGAAGTTAGATGACTTTGAAGAGAAGTTGCCAGCAGAGCTCAAGtataatgaatttaatttgCAAGCACACATTGCCGGTGGCTCAGCTTCTGATTTCGCATACTTTAGTGGGTTGCTATTGCTATGCAGGGTATTTCTCAACAGAGAATACTTTTATGCATCTCCAGAAGCGTCTCCGCCAGGATGGTGGAAAGAACAGGCTACTATACTATTTGACTCGTTGGACAAGTTGGACCAGATACCGAAATTGCTTAAACCGTTGAATTTAATGGTCATTGCTCCGTTTACTGGTTTCCATGTTTTCAGTACGGCTGCCACATGTTTGTATATTGCCGCATATCCCAAAAAAGTTATGAAAACACATTTCAATGGAGATGTTATAAAGAAATACCAGAAAATGGCTCATGATAATTTAGAAACGTTATTTTCGTGGCTGGACTCATGGGGTTTAGGGAAAAGCTGGATCAACACCTTGAAAGAGATGAAAGAAGTGTTTGCCAGGTCTACAGATTACGATCAGTTGCGGTTCAAGATGCGTGACTACGGGAATATAGAAAAGAAACCGGATATTCTGAATTTATTGGTATTAGATGAGGCTCCTATTCTAGACTTTATGAACAATTTGGATCTACCAAATATTTTCCCTGACTGGAATGATGCTATGAACATATAA
- the ALK2 gene encoding Alk2p (N-Alkane inducible cytochrome P450) — MSVSDIVQEYITKWYVVIPTLFVVYQVVDFFYVRSLRSRLGAKAPTNNESDGYWGFHLPFLLVSKKAEGTIIDFAGERFKSIAHPEVPTFQFPIFTVKVISTVDPENIKAVLATQFNDFSLGTRHNQFAPLLGDGIFTLDGAGWKHSRSMLRPQFAREQVAHVKALEPHMQVLFKHIRKSGGRTFDLQELFFRFTVDSATEFLFGESVESLRDESIGMALEAVDFDGKKEFAEAFNFSQNYLASRAVMQQMYWLLNSSEFKSCNSKVHKFAEYYVNKALELSHEELEKQQGYVFLYELAKQTRDTKVLRDQLLNILVAGRDTTAGLLSFVFFELARNPRVFAKLREEVEEKFGVGEDARVEEISFESLKSCEYLKAVLNECLRLYPSVPQNFRVATKNTTLPRGGGSDGMSPILVRKGQTVMYSVYVTHRDTKVYGKDADEFRPERWFEPETRKLGWSFVPFNGGPRICLGQQFALTEASYVTVRLLQEFGHLTMDPNTDYPPKKMSHLTMSLYDGTNVEMY, encoded by the coding sequence atgAGTGTTTCAGACATTGTCCAAGAATATATCACCAAATGGTATGTCGTTATACCTACTTTGTTTGTTGTCTATCAGgttgttgatttcttcTATGTTAGAAGCTTAAGAAGTCGTCTTGGTGCCAAAGCTCCTACAAACAACGAATCCGATGGTTATTGGGGGTTCCATTTACCATTCTTGTTGGTTTCCAAAAAAGCTGAAGGtacaattattgatttcgCTGGTGAACGTTTCAAAAGTATTGCCCACCCAGAAGTCCCAACTTTTCAGTTCCCAATTTTCACTGTCAAAGTTATTTCCACCGTTGATCCAGAAAACATTAAAGCTGTATTGGCCACCCAGTTCAATGACTTTTCATTAGGTACTAGACACAATCAATTTGCTCCATTGTTGGGTGATGGTATTTTCACATTAGACGGTGCTGGTTGGAAACATAGTAGATCTATGTTGAGACCACAATTTGCCAGAGAACAAGTTGCTCACGTCAAGGCATTAGAGCCTCACATGCAAGTATTATTCAAACATATCAGAAAGAGTGGTGGTAGAACTTTTGATCTCCAAGAATTGTTTTTCAGATTTACTGTTGATTCTGCTACTGAGTTTTTATTTGGTGAATCCGTCGAGTCTTTGAGAGACGAAAGTATTGGTATGGCTTTAGAAGCAGTCGATTTTGATGGAAAAAAGGAATTTGCTGAAGCCTTCAACTTTTCTCAAAACTATTTGGCCTCCCGTGCTGTTATGCAACAAATGTACTGGTTATTGAACAGCAGTGAGTTCAAAAGTTGTAACTCCAAGGTCCACAAATTTGCTGAATACTATGTCAACAAGGCATTGGAGTTGTCTcatgaagaattggaaaagcAACAAGGTTATGTCTTTTTGTATGAATTGGCAAAACAAACTAGAGACACCAAAGTGTTGAGAGACCAATTGTTGAACATTTTGGTTGCTGGTAGAGATACCACTGCTGGATTATTGTCGTTTGTGTTTTTCGAATTAGCTAGAAATCCAAGAGTGTTTGCCAAATTGAGAGAAGAGGTTGAAGAAAAGTTTGGTGTTGGTGAAGATGCTCgtgttgaagaaattagtTTTGAATCATTGAAACTGTGTGAGTACTTGAAGGCTGTTCTTAATGAATGTTTAAGATTGTACCCATCGGTCCCACAAAACTTTAGAGTTGCTACAAAGAATACTACCTTGCCAAGAGGTGGTGGTTCTGATGGTATGTCTCCAATTTTGGTCAGAAAAGGTCAAACTGTTATGTACAGTGTTTACGTTACCCACAGAGACACTAAGGTTTACGGTAAGGATGCTGACGAATTCAGACCAGAGAGATGGTTTGAACCAGAAACCAGAAAATTGGGTTGGTCGTTTGTTCCATTCAACGGTGGTCCAAGAATCTGTTTGGGTCAACAATTCGCCTTAACTGAAGCTTCTTATGTTACTGTCAGATTACTTCAAGAATTTGGTCATTTGACTATGGACCCAAATACTGATTATCCACCAAAAAAGATGTCACATTTGACCATGTCTCTTTACGATGGTACTAATGTTGAAATGTATTAA